A genomic segment from Antedon mediterranea chromosome 6, ecAntMedi1.1, whole genome shotgun sequence encodes:
- the LOC140052197 gene encoding uncharacterized protein: MIVPLYIVFCFMTCLHTSKSRISLYYDNTFELVSQFKEARQSSTGWRGIAARAVDGRTNGNYEVAHSCTATSSPSEKNPWWYVDLETETVISKIVIYNRNNCCEERLTGIEVCVGNNNVSPFSSNLKCDSTISRSDAISRNPIELTCNPPISGRYVTVSKTSGVITLCEVKVYKDIQNPNVLCPNDIEISSDVNQNLNPVTWRRPPVIDNTGVTVATCLKPSGSLFEVGFTKITCSATDPSGNEGNCSFVVHVKDDTEPTITCPEHITVNHDVDQSENPVTWNEPTVIDNVHKDISATCTHESGSIFDVGSTIVTCSATDGTGKVGICSFVVHVIGHTFLPDIPIVMCPPSISTCSDKSLQPVTWNDPKVMDDFDSDLVATCIPSSGDLFSRGSTQVTCSVTNSFGNNGNCSFFVDVTSPKAPQVFKASSQDKDVSDVTRGYLTAAVAVLGIMVLILVLANIIIARYYKLKCDRLTGGFIMKMEDNNASWN, translated from the exons ATGATTGTACCACTATACATCGTTTTCTGCTTTATGACTTGTCTACATACATCGAAATCCAGAATATCTTTATATTACGACAATACGTTTGAATTAG TGTCGCAGTTTAAAGAAGCCAGACAAAGTTCAACAGGTTGGCGTGGTATTGCTGCACGTGCTGTTGACGGCAGAACAAATGGAAACTACGAGGTCGCCCATTCATGTACGGCCACTT CGTCACCTTCAGAGAAAAATCCATGGTGGTATGTTGACCTCGAAACGGAAACAGTAATTTCAAAGATTGTAATATATAACAGAAACAATTGTTGTG AGGAGAGGTTAACAGGAATAGAGGTTTGTGTTGGCAATAACAATGTTTCACCATTTTCAAgtaatttaaaatgtgattCAACGATTTCACGCAGTGATGCAATCTCAAGAAATCCAATAGAACTAACCTGTAACCCGCCTATTTCTGGGAGGTACGTTACGGTATCTAAAACGAGTGGAGTAATCACCTTATGTGAAGTAAAGGTTTACAAAG ATATACAGAATCCTAATGTCTTGTGTCCAAACGATATTGAGATAAGTTCTGATGTCAATCAGAATTTGAATCCTGTTACGTGGCGACGTCCTCCTGTAATTGACAACACCGGTGTCACCGTAGCCACTTGCTTAAAGCCATCCGGATCTCTATTTGAAGTTGGGTTCACCAAGATTACTTGTTCTGCAACTGACCCAAGTGGAAATGAAGGCAATTGTTCGTTTGTAGTTCATGTCAAAG atGACACAGAGCCTACCATCACTTGTCCCGAACACATTACCGTGAACCATGACGTTGACCAGTCTGAAAATCCTGTAACTTGGAACGAACCCACAGTAATCGACAACGTACATAAAGATATATCAGCAACGTGTACACATGAATCTGGATCAATCTTTGACGTTGGTTCAACTATTGTCACGTGTTCGGCAACAGATGGTACTGGAAAAGTAGGAATTTGTTCGTTTGTTGTACATGTCATAGGTCATACATTCCTTCCAG ATATCCCTATCGTTATGTGTCCCCCTAGCATCTCAACATGCTCTGATAAATCTTTGCAACCAGTGACATGGAATGATCCAAAGGTGATGGATGATTTTGACAGCGATTTAGTGGCAACCTGCATACCTTCATCTGGTGATCTCTTTTCACGTGGATCAACACAGGTCACATGTTCAGTAACTAATTCATTTGGAAACAATGGCAACTGTTCTTTTTTTGTTGATGTTACAAGTCCCAAGGCACCACAAG TCTTTAAAGCTTCATCCCAAGATAAGGATGTATCTGACGTCACACGTGGTTACCTTACAGCAGCCGTTGCTGTTCTTGGTATCATGGTACTTATATTGGTATTAGCAAACATCATCATAGCAAG gTACTATAAACTCAAGTGTGACAGATTAACTGGaggatttattatgaaaatggAGGATAACAACGCTTCGTGGAATTaa
- the LOC140052203 gene encoding uncharacterized protein isoform X1: MIVPQYIVVCFMTCLHISKSRIIWSSYDSFELVSEFKQTRQSSTGANGPPARGVDGRTNGNYENGHTCTHTKSENNPWWYVDLGTETVISKIVIYNRDNCCEERLADIEVRVGNSKVSPFSNNSQCDSRISHRDAISRNPVELTCNPPISGKYVTVSKAMGIITLCEVKVYKDVQNPNVLCPKDIEISSDVNQNLNPVRWQHPTVIENTGVTVATCSKPCGSLFEVGFTKITCSATDPSGNEGNCSFVVHVKDDKEPTITCPEHITVNHDVDQSENPVTWNEPTVIDNVHKDISATCTHASGSIFDVGSTIVTCSATDGTGNVGICSFVVHVIGHTFIPDVPTVMCPHSISTCSDESLQPVTWNDPKVMDDFDSDLVATCIPSSGDLFSRGSTQVTCSVTNSFGNNGNCSFFVDVTSPKAPQVFKASSQDKDVSDVTRGYLTAAVAVLGIMVLILVLANIIIARYYKRKCDRIAGGLIMKMEDNNASWN, translated from the exons ATGATTGTACCACAATACATCGTTGTCTGCTTTATGACTTGTCTGCATATATCGAAATCCAGAATAATCTGGTCTTCATACGATTCGTTTGAATTAG TGTCGGAGTTTAAACAAACCAGACAAAGTTCAACAGGTGCAAATGGTCCTCCTGCACGCGGTGTTGACGGCAGAACAAATGGAAACTACGAGAACGGCCATACATGCACGCACACTA AGTCAGAGAATAATCCATGGTGGTATGTTGACCTCGGAACGGAAACAGTCATTTCGAAGATTGTTATATATAACAGAGACAATTGTTGTG aGGAGAGGTTAGCAGATATAGAGGTTCGTGTTGGCAATAGCAAAGTTTCACCATTTTCAAATAATTCACAATGTGATTCGAGGATTTCACACAGAGATGCAATCTCAAGAAATCCAGTAGAACTAACCTGTAACCCGCCTATTTCTGGAAAGTACGTTACGGTATCTAAAGCGATGGGAATAATCACTTTATGTGAAGTAAAGGTTTACAAAG ATGTACAGAATCCTAATGTCTTGTGTCCAAAGGATATTGAGATAAGTTCTGATGTCAATCAGAATTTGAATCCTGTTAGGTGGCAACATCCAACGGTTATTGAAAACACCGGTGTCACAGTAGCCACTTGCTCAAAGCCATGTGGATCCTTATTTGAAGTTGGGTTCACCAAGATTACTTGTTCTGCAACTGACCCAAGTGGAAATGAAGGCAATTGTTCGTTTGTAGTTCATGTCAAAG ATGACAAAGAGCCTACCATCACTTGTCCCGAACACATTACCGTGAACCATGACGTTGACCAGTCTGAAAATCCTGTAACTTGGAACGAACCCACAGTAATCGACAACGTACATAAAGATATATCAGCAACGTGTACACATGCATCTGGATCAATCTTTGACGTTGGTTCAACTATTGTCACGTGTTCGGCAACAGATGGTACTGGAAATGTAGGCATTTGTTCGTTTGTTGTACATGTCATAGGTCATACATTCATTCCAG ATGTCCCTACCGTTATGTGTCCTCACAGCATCTCAACGTGCTCTGATGAATCTTTGCAACCAGTGACATGGAATGATCCAAAGGTGATGGATGATTTTGATAGCGATTTAGTGGCAACCTGCATACCTTCATCTGGTGATCTCTTTTCACGTGGATCAACACAGGTCACATGTTCAGTAACTAATTCATTTGGAAACAATGGCAACTGTTCTTTTTTTGTTGATGTTACAAGTCCCAAGGCACCACAAG TCTTTAAAGCTTCATCCCAAGATAAGGATGTATCTGACGTCACACGTGGTTACCTGACAGCAGCCGTTGCCGTTCTTGGTATCATGGTACTTATATTGGTATTAGCAAACATCATCATAGCAAG ATACTATAAACGCAAGTGTGACAGAATAGCTGGAGgattaattatgaaaatggaGGATAACAACGCTTCTTGGAATTAA
- the LOC140052203 gene encoding uncharacterized protein isoform X2, translating to MIVPQYIVVCFMTCLHISKSRIIWSSYDSFELVSEFKQTRQSSTGANGPPARGVDGRTNGNYENGHTCTHTKSENNPWWYVDLGTETVISKIVIYNRDNCCEERLADIEVRVGNSKVSPFSNNSQCDSRISHRDAISRNPVELTCNPPISGKYVTVSKAMGIITLCEVKVYKDVQNPNVLCPKDIEISSDVNQNLNPVRWQHPTVIENTGVTVATCSKPCGSLFEVGFTKITCSATDPSGNEGNCSFVVHVKDDKEPTITCPEHITVNHDVDQSENPVTWNEPTVIDNVHKDISATCTHASGSIFDVGSTIVTCSATDGTGNVGICSFVVHVIGHTFIPDVPTVMCPHSISTCSDESLQPVTWNDPKVMDDFDSDLVATCIPSSGDLFSRGSTQVTCSVTNSFGNNGNCSFFVDVTSPKAPQVFKASSQDKDVSDVTRGYLTAAVAVLGIMIL from the exons ATGATTGTACCACAATACATCGTTGTCTGCTTTATGACTTGTCTGCATATATCGAAATCCAGAATAATCTGGTCTTCATACGATTCGTTTGAATTAG TGTCGGAGTTTAAACAAACCAGACAAAGTTCAACAGGTGCAAATGGTCCTCCTGCACGCGGTGTTGACGGCAGAACAAATGGAAACTACGAGAACGGCCATACATGCACGCACACTA AGTCAGAGAATAATCCATGGTGGTATGTTGACCTCGGAACGGAAACAGTCATTTCGAAGATTGTTATATATAACAGAGACAATTGTTGTG aGGAGAGGTTAGCAGATATAGAGGTTCGTGTTGGCAATAGCAAAGTTTCACCATTTTCAAATAATTCACAATGTGATTCGAGGATTTCACACAGAGATGCAATCTCAAGAAATCCAGTAGAACTAACCTGTAACCCGCCTATTTCTGGAAAGTACGTTACGGTATCTAAAGCGATGGGAATAATCACTTTATGTGAAGTAAAGGTTTACAAAG ATGTACAGAATCCTAATGTCTTGTGTCCAAAGGATATTGAGATAAGTTCTGATGTCAATCAGAATTTGAATCCTGTTAGGTGGCAACATCCAACGGTTATTGAAAACACCGGTGTCACAGTAGCCACTTGCTCAAAGCCATGTGGATCCTTATTTGAAGTTGGGTTCACCAAGATTACTTGTTCTGCAACTGACCCAAGTGGAAATGAAGGCAATTGTTCGTTTGTAGTTCATGTCAAAG ATGACAAAGAGCCTACCATCACTTGTCCCGAACACATTACCGTGAACCATGACGTTGACCAGTCTGAAAATCCTGTAACTTGGAACGAACCCACAGTAATCGACAACGTACATAAAGATATATCAGCAACGTGTACACATGCATCTGGATCAATCTTTGACGTTGGTTCAACTATTGTCACGTGTTCGGCAACAGATGGTACTGGAAATGTAGGCATTTGTTCGTTTGTTGTACATGTCATAGGTCATACATTCATTCCAG ATGTCCCTACCGTTATGTGTCCTCACAGCATCTCAACGTGCTCTGATGAATCTTTGCAACCAGTGACATGGAATGATCCAAAGGTGATGGATGATTTTGATAGCGATTTAGTGGCAACCTGCATACCTTCATCTGGTGATCTCTTTTCACGTGGATCAACACAGGTCACATGTTCAGTAACTAATTCATTTGGAAACAATGGCAACTGTTCTTTTTTTGTTGATGTTACAAGTCCCAAGGCACCACAAG TCTTTAAAGCTTCATCCCAAGATAAGGATGTATCTGACGTCACACGTGGTTACCTGACAGCAGCCGTTGCCGTTCTTGGTATCATG ATACTATAA